Proteins found in one Brachypodium distachyon strain Bd21 chromosome 5, Brachypodium_distachyon_v3.0, whole genome shotgun sequence genomic segment:
- the LOC100829869 gene encoding agmatine coumaroyltransferase-1-like, whose translation MKITVHSSKAVKPDYGSRPAPGTDEVIPLTVLDKANFDCYISVIYAFHPPSPPNTTLEAGLAKCLAEYREWAGRLTLAPGAHGRGIVLNDAGARFVEATADVALDSVMPLEPTPDVLALHPCVGEEDEPEPELMLIQVTRFACGSITVGFTTQHIVSDGRATGNFFVAWSQATRGVPLDPVPVHDRASFFSPSSTLVPKVQHQHRGVDFKPANLDNGDNGTAVREDDEDEVVVSKVHFSRDFISKLKSEASASAGHHQRPYSTLQCLVAHLWRRITKARGLLPHEPTSVSIAVDGRARIHTPRQIPEGYTGNVVLWARPTCTAQDLVESRPLGHAVELINKAVSRIDDGYFRSFVDFAGSGAVEKERLVPAADAKEMVLSPNIEVDSWLRMPFYDVDFGAGRPFFFMPSYLPVEGLLILLPSFLGDGSVDAYVPLFGRHVDTFKNSCHTLE comes from the coding sequence ATGAAGATCACGGTGCACTCGTCGAAAGCCGTGAAGCCGGACTACGGCAGCCGTCCAGCCCCGGGCACGGACGAAGTGATCCCGCTCACGGTGCTCGACAAGGCCAACTTCGACTGCTACATCTCCGTCATCTACGCCTTCCACCCGCCATCCCCACCCAACACAACCCTCGAGGCCGGCCTTGCCAAGTGCCTGGCCGAGTACCGCGAGTGGGCGGGCCGGCTCACGCTCGCCCCCGGCGCCCACGGCCGCGGCATCGTCCTCAACGACGCCGGCGCGCGCTTCGTGGAGGCCACAGCCGACGTCGCCCTGGACAGCGTCATGCCGCTCGAGCCCACCCCCGATGTGCTCGCGCTCCACCCATGCGTCGGAGAAGAGGACGAGCCGGAGCCTGAGCTGATGCTGATCCAGGTCACCCGGTTCGCGTGCGGCTCGATCACCGTGGGATTCACCACGCAGCATATAGTGTCCGACGGCCGTGCCACGGGTAACTTCTTTGTGGCGTGGAGCCAGGCCACACGGGGCGTGCCCCTTGACCCCGTCCCCGTCCATGATCGCGcctccttcttctctcccAGTAGTACACTGGTGCCAAAGGTTCAGCACCAGCACCGCGGCGTCGATTTCAAGCCGGCGAACCTCGACAATGGCGACAATGGAACCGCCGTCCGTgaagacgacgaggacgaggtgGTGGTGAGCAAGGTGCACTTCAGCCGGGACTTCATCTCGAAGCTCAAGTCAGAAGCCTCCGCCTCGGCGGGCCATCATCAGCGGCCGTACAGCACGCTGCAGTGCCTCGTGGCCCACCTCTGGCGCCGGATAACAAAAGCCCGCGGCCTGCTACCCCACGAGCCCACCAGCGTCAGCATCGCGGTGGACGGCCGGGCCCGGATACACACCCCGCGTCAAATCCCAGAGGGCTACACGGGGAACGTGGTGCTCTGGGCCCGGCCCACCTGCACGGCCCAGGACCTCGTGGAATCCCGGCCGTTGGGCCACGCGGTGGAGCTGATAAACAAGGCGGTGAGCCGGATCGACGACGGCTACTTCCGGTCCTTCGTGGACttcgccggctccggcgccgtgGAGAAAGAGCGGCTCGTGCCGGCGGCCGACGCCAAGGAGATGGTGCTCAGCCCGAATATCGAGGTGGATAGCTGGCTCAGGATGCCGTTCTACGACGTGGATTTTGGTGCTGGGCGGCCATTCTTCTTCATGCCGAGCTATCTCCCCGTGGAAGGGCTGCTGATCCTGCTGCCGTCCTTCTTGGGCGATGGCAGCGTGGATGCTTACGTGCCGCTCTTCGGCCGCCACGTGGACACCTTCAAGAACAGCTGCCATACACTTGagtag
- the LOC104581455 gene encoding glycine-rich protein 5-like: MDLVASGGAGGGQEIGGGGGLPAIAVAGQLVAVAGLTAAAAGQGVLAAGGAAGFAAAAGQSVPAAGGAAGFAAAAGQSFTAAGQGVLAAGGAAGFAAAGGRAQGGFGGGNAAQGGFGGGYHEGNGGGFCGGNGGGYGNNFGGFNSGYGGGYGNGFNFGIFALGSHVADFPTKEVGVVDVGVVVFSRVPEGSKVVVR, from the coding sequence ATGGATCTGGTGGCGTCTGGCGGGGCTGGTGGCGGCCAGGAgatcggtggcggcggtggcctgCCGGCGATTGCCGTGGCAGGGCAGTTAGTCGCTGTGGCTGGGCTgacggctgccgcggcaggtcAGGGGGTGCTGGCGGCAGGAGGTGCAGCGGGATTTGCTGCTGCGGCAGGGCAGTCGGTTCCCGCGGCAGGAGGTGCGGCCGGTTTTGCTGCTGCGGCAGGGCAGTCGTTTACCGCGGCAGGTCAGGGAGTGCTGGCAGCAGGAGGTGCGGCAGGTTTTGCTGCTGCGGGTGGCCGTGCACAAGGAGGTTTCGGTGGAGGCAATGCTGCGCAGGGAGGTTTCGGGGGAGGATATCATGAGGGCAATGGCGGTGGTTTCTGTGGAGGCAATGGTGGTGGCTATGGGAATAACTTCGGAGGTTTTAATTCTGGTTATGGTGGAGGCTATGGTAATGGTTTTAACTTCGGAATTTTTGCTTTGGGCAGTCACGTGGCCGATTTTCCTACCAAGGAAGTGGGGGTGGTAGACGTTGGGGTCGTGGTTTTCAGCAGGGTGCCGGAGGGCAGCAAGGTGGTGGTGAGATGA